A window of the Candidatus Eremiobacteraceae bacterium genome harbors these coding sequences:
- a CDS encoding copper amine oxidase N-terminal domain-containing protein, whose amino-acid sequence MAAADFGSPPSGEVPIIFNDHHIYAKPDELKQSRVLAALVKDGTIFVPLRSMFEQMGATVSWDEASKSATAQKPGASVQVTVGKNEVVLNGETRPLDVPPEMYHGVIVVPVRVMSEALGAYVEWLPDRHICVVRYIPPTPVPAAPPTAAPTAAPTAPTPTPTPTAGYNGFIQAAVADSKIYNEFSAGQRCCSSYVASGGYAFKDSPIAIKVDYRQDTYVTSDNVTNSAGSHFTRFTTIDGGTAFTPVFKAQQSTFDGRLEYQVMAPRIYVGVGYLQTADNYGYPHLDAFGVGVEKLPGLQPGLDFFGSTFYYPTASGDYTVTAATSPNVGRTFKQQYRIMKYDLGLSLDFGDFPVYLYGGFSGDRYTTKQNAPINQTHSGPYIGLGVRF is encoded by the coding sequence GTGGCTGCCGCTGATTTCGGCTCTCCGCCGTCTGGCGAGGTGCCGATCATCTTCAACGATCACCATATCTACGCTAAGCCGGACGAACTCAAGCAGAGTCGCGTTCTCGCTGCGCTCGTCAAAGACGGCACGATATTCGTCCCCTTGCGCAGCATGTTCGAGCAGATGGGCGCGACAGTCTCATGGGATGAGGCGAGCAAATCAGCGACGGCACAAAAACCCGGCGCTTCCGTGCAGGTCACGGTCGGCAAGAACGAAGTCGTATTAAATGGAGAGACTCGGCCTCTCGACGTACCGCCTGAGATGTATCATGGCGTGATCGTCGTGCCGGTCCGCGTCATGTCCGAGGCGCTCGGCGCGTACGTGGAGTGGCTCCCCGACCGTCACATTTGTGTGGTGCGCTACATTCCGCCCACGCCCGTTCCGGCCGCGCCGCCCACCGCCGCTCCTACCGCAGCACCAACGGCACCGACACCAACGCCCACGCCGACGGCGGGCTACAACGGCTTCATCCAGGCTGCAGTTGCCGATTCCAAGATCTACAATGAATTTTCGGCCGGTCAGCGCTGCTGCAGTTCGTACGTGGCGAGCGGAGGCTATGCGTTTAAAGATTCGCCGATCGCGATTAAGGTCGACTATCGCCAAGATACATACGTCACGAGCGACAACGTCACGAACTCAGCCGGCAGCCATTTCACGCGCTTCACGACGATTGACGGCGGCACGGCGTTCACGCCCGTCTTCAAGGCGCAGCAAAGCACGTTCGATGGCCGCTTGGAGTATCAGGTCATGGCTCCGCGCATCTACGTCGGCGTGGGTTACCTCCAAACCGCCGACAATTACGGATATCCGCACCTGGACGCCTTCGGCGTCGGAGTCGAGAAGTTGCCCGGTCTCCAGCCGGGGCTCGATTTCTTCGGCTCAACGTTTTACTATCCGACCGCGAGCGGCGACTATACAGTCACCGCCGCGACGAGCCCAAATGTCGGACGGACGTTCAAACAACAGTACCGGATCATGAAGTACGATCTGGGACTCTCGCTCGACTTCGGAGATTTCCCCGTGTATCTCTACGGTGGTTTCAGCGGCGATCGGTACACGACAAAGCAAAATGCGCCGATCAATCAGACGCATAGCGGTCCATACATCGGCCTCGGTGTGAGGTTCTAA